In the Malus domestica chromosome 16, GDT2T_hap1 genome, one interval contains:
- the LOC103425727 gene encoding serine/threonine receptor-like kinase NFP, with protein sequence MTRLPVLSQPTVAPSAPPSGKTERKGVITGLAIGLGITGLLLVFIIGFSIYRDGLLMKKIGGEGDEEENKVLYRSKQGSKRSKEMEVNLMADVSDCLDKYIVFGIEELREATDGFRDSSLIEGSVYKGSIDGDFYSIKKKWNAYEELKILQKVHHGATNR encoded by the coding sequence ATGACTCGCCTTCCGGTACTCTCCCAACCCACTGTTGCTCCTTCTGCTCCACCCTCTGGGAAGACAGAGAGGAAAGGAGTGATCACAGGGCTCGCAATTGGGCTGGGAATTACCGGGCTTTTGCTGGTTTTCATCATCGGGTTTTCGATTTACAGAGACGGATTGCTGATGAAGAAGATTGGTGGGGAAGGAGATGAGGAGGAGAATAAGGTTCTGTACAGGAGCAAGCAGGGGTCAAAGAGGTCGAAGGAAATGGAGGTGAATTTGATGGCGGATGTTTCGGATTGCTTGGACAAGTATATAGTGTTTGGTATTGAAGAGTTGAGAGAGGCCACAGATGGGTTCAGAGATAGTAGCTTGATTGAAGGGTCTGTGTATAAAGGTTCCATTGATGGAGATTTCTATTCCATTAAGAAGAAGTGGAACGCCTATGAGGAGCTCAAGATCTTACAAAAG